A region of the Aquila chrysaetos chrysaetos chromosome 15, bAquChr1.4, whole genome shotgun sequence genome:
ccccccccccaccttcctAGGGCTCCTGGGGACCCCCCAACACCAAAAACCAAGGGATGGGGgggcagcagcaaaggctggGGGCTCTGGgccacctccagcagcagaggaggagggcaggagtCTTGGAGACCTTccctgggggaggggggggtccaGCCTTGGGGACAGTGGACAAATGGGCAACGGGGGGGGAGaacaggagggagcagggcaatAGCTTTATTGTCACAGAACACGCAAATAAAAAcgctttcattaaaataaattaaagcagtTGCAAACACAGACACCCATCCACTCCGCGagtccccagctgcctccccgCGGGGACGGCGGCCCCCCCCAACCCTCACTGCAGGCAGACGGGCAGCCCGTAGGCAACGGGGGCTGCCCCGACGAGGTACTTGAGTTTGGGGGCTTGGCGGGCCTGGGTGACGTAGGACAGGAGCGGGGCACCCGAGCCCCCCctcagccagccctgcagcagcgcTTGGGCATAGCGGTCGATCTCCCGGTCGGTCACGTCCCACAGGTTCCCCAGGACGAAGGGGCTGGAAGGGAGGAGGGCGTTAGACCCgctcccaccccaaaaaaacccagcaccaTGCATGCAGAGCCTCTGCCCCCCTCGCAGAGACACCCCCGCCCCCTCCACTCTGTAACTCACCAGCCGGCCATGATGTACTTGAGGACGATGCCGGAGCCCTCCAGGCTGCCGCGGACGGCGAGCGCGGCGCTGCTGCAGCCGAAGAGCAGGGCGACGGCGCGGCAATCCAGCCGGGCGATGGTCTGTCCGTCCAGTAAGCGGGCACCTGCTCCGTGGCCCGCGTAACTACGGGAAGAAGCCCCCCAGGTGAGCCCCAGCTGCCCTCATACACCCCCCCCAGGGTCTCCCCACGCAGCCCTGGAGATGCTCACATGTAGAGGTCGTGCTCCAGGAGGGCTGCCTGCATCTGCTCCGGCCTTGGGACGGCTCCCGTCACACCTCTCCAGCCAGGTTCGCTGTGGGAGAGCTGGTGAGAAGGAGGTGGGGGGCACAGACCATACCCCGTTACCCcgtatcccccccccccccaagatcTCCACCCACCTCTCAAACCAGCCCCGAAATCGTTCCTCAGTGCCCAGGAGGTTGCTGTGCGGGTTGAGGACGTAGAAGGTGCTGCTGGGGTTCACGCCGCGGCTCAGCACGGACCCTGACTGCTGCCGGAGCCGGGGAGACGAGTGGGTCCCAGCCCAGCGCAAGGTTTGGGGGGGTTCCCCCAAACCCCGGGGCTGGGGTACGCGGGGTCCCCCATCCTCTCACCTCCTGTGCCAGGGAGTAGCTGACCAGGAAGCGCAGGGAAGGGAGCCTGGTTACAGGCACAGCCTTCAGGCACGCCATGCTCTCCCAGGGCAGCTTCTGCAGgtgctgggaggaagaggaggaggaggaaggcgtGAGCAGGAGGGAGGTTGGCAGACCCAGGAGGAGgtgaagcaggagctggggtcTCACCTTATCCAGAACCAGGACGAGGGAGCCGTCCGTCTGCGTGGCGCAGGCTCTCCGCTTCTCCACCGCCTCCTGCAAGAGGAGCTGAGCCTTGCGGGGCCGCGCTGGGCAGAGGCCGAAGGCCAGGGCTTGCACATCATGGGGGCCAAGAAGGGGAGCAGCGTTCAGCACCACCTGCGATGAGGAGGAAGGGTTGAGCATTGGCAAAGCTGGGGTTCGGTTCCCCGAAACCCTGCTCCAGCCCGGGCACCTTGAGCAGGATGGGATCTGAGTCCCTCCAGCTGCACCGGCAGAGCTGGGGGTGCAAGTGGGCAGCTTCCTCTGCCAGACTGGGCTGGGGGACGGTGGGGATCAGgccccccctccagcagcccagcacctGCGTCTCCAGGGTCTCGATGAGGCTCTGCAAGAGGTCAGAGAGTCACTGGGGGGGCTCCCGATCCCCCAACACCCTCTGAAGTGTGCCCCACATCAGGGTGCAGGGCGGTTTTACACCACCTTCATCCTGCGGTCCAGCTCGGAGCAGCGCAGCCACCACTCTCGCTTGTCCATGCAGCTGATGgcttccttctgctccttctgGATGGCGTCGAAATCACTCAGCACCGAGCGCAGCAGGgcctggaggaggaagggagccATGATCAGAGCCCCAAACATGGCTGGGCTGcccctctcccatccctgccCTCACCTTGGCGAGCGCGGTGGGGATGCGGATGTTCACGGGAGCGGTGCCCTTCTCCAGCCGTGCCAGCAGCAGCGTGTCCCCTACGGAGGCAGGCTGGATGCTGACGAGGGTCAACACGCACACCGTCACCCCTGAAAGTCACACCCAGACCTTAAGGACAGCCCCAAGGGCACCATCCGTCACTCCGCACCCTACCGGGCGATGAGCTGCCTGGTCCCTCTGCTCTCATCAGCCCTTACCACTGGGGATCTGCTGCAGCTGCGTCTGGAAGCTGTCCCGCTCCTCAGATCCCAGCCCTGTGGAGCTGAACATGAAGAGTTTCTCAAGCTCGGCGAGGTGGTGGCTGCGCTGGGCAGCGCTCCCCTCCTGCAAGGAGAGCCCCCGGAGCTGCTCGGCCACGTCCCCCGCTGActtcttctctttgctgcagAGGGAAAGGCAGTCAGGGGGGAATAACCACCCCAAAATCACCTTTGCTGGGGCTCTGCTGGTGTTGGGTGAGCCCCTTCTCCGTGATGctctggggatggagggaggtgAGACCAAGGGACTCACTGAATCTTCCTGTGGATGATGCTGAGCAGCTGATGGCGGGTGGTGACGCAGACCGACTCGGAGAGCAGGTAGGCAGTGAGGAGGGGGTCCTGGTTCCCCATGGCCAGagccaggagctggcagagctggctgtaGAGCGCACCGGGAGGGCAGTGGCTGATGCAGTTGAAAGCGTCTTTCAGGAGCTCAAGGACGGTGTCCAGCGAGGAGACATCTGGAAGggacaaagcagcaaaaccccagGATCAGCCGCCAAGCCCTTGGGCAACACTCGGAGCAGCGGCGAGGGGAGgtggagcagggagcagaggggacaGACCTGGCATCCCCATCACAGCCACCAGCTCCCAGCCCAAGACCGGCATCCCACGCACCGGAGGCTTGCAGACCAGCCCCATGTTACCCTTGGCCagcagggttggttttttttcgATAATGGGATGGCCTACACAGCACCAGGCCTGCTGGCGTCTGATGGAATTCACCTTTCTCAAAGGGGGAAGAAGATCTTTGCTCATGAGCTAGCGGGGCTCACtgacagagctttaaactagacttggaggggagtgggatgAAATCAGGCTTGCCTGCGACAAGCTGTGGGACAACAGGCCAAGGCTAGAGGGATGGGGTGCTAGCGAGGAACCTCAGCCTGTTGCTCTGAGACATGCTGGGTACACTGGAAGTCTTACAGAGATGAGCCAGGGGCTCCTGAGGTGATAGGAGCCAAGAGGGAAACACCAGTGAAACACCTCAAAGGAATTAAGGGGTCTTCCTCTAAGAAGGTGACAACAGCCCAGATGAAGTGCCTCCACACCAACAcacacagcatgggcaacaaacaggagttGGAAGCCACCGTGCTGCTATGACCTAGTTGCCATTACTGAAATTCGGTGGGATGaatcccatgactggagtgcgGCTGTCAAAGGCTGCTggctgttcagaagggacaggtgaggaaggaggggcagagggGTTGTCCTCTACATGAAAAAATGGATCGATTGTGAAGAGCTGTCTCCGAAGAACAGCCACGAGCAggttgaaagcttatgggtaagaattagAGACCAAGGCAACAAAGGAAACTTTGAGGTTGGTGTCTACTGCAGGCTGCCCAATCGAGCAGAGCCTATTGACAAAGGCTTCGTCTTTTCCTGTAGCCTCCAGCTACAGGAGGCATCGCACTCGCAGGCTCTCGTCCTGCTGGGGCACTTCAACCACCccaacatctgctggaaaagtagcacGGTGAGCTGtaggcaatccaggagactcctggaatgcattgaggATAACTTCTTAAGGCAGGTAACAGACAGACCTACCAGAGGGGATGCGATACCAGAGCTGTTGGTCACTAATGCAAATGAGCTAAATGGTGACAtcaagattggaggcagcctgggctgcagtgatcatgcactggtggagttcgcagtcctgagggatatgggTCAGGCGAAGAGTGTAAAGTCAGGACCTTGAATTTATGGAAAGCAAACTGCCAGCTGATCAAGGAGTTAGTCAACAGGAGCCCCTGGAAAACTGCCttcagggacaagggagcagaacagaacTGGCCAGTctttaaggatgctttccatAGAGTGCAAGAGCTCTCgatccccaggtgtaagaaatcaggaaaggaaagcaagagacCAGCATGGGTAAGtcaagacctgctggtcaaactaaagggcaagaaggaaacgcacaggcagtggaagcagggacaggtatcctgggaagagtatagggacGTTGTTGGGATGGcgtcaggaaggccaaggcacTGCTtgagctgaacttggcaagggacaCATAGAATAAGAAGTGCTTTGacaggtatgtcagccagaaaaggaaggtcaaagaaagcatAGCCGCCCCCTGATCAACACAACTGGTAACAAAGGATggggagaaggctgaggtactcaacaacttttgcctcagtcttcagtGGCATCCTCTCTTCCCATACCTCTCCAGTGGATGGACCGCAAGAcggggactgggggagcaaagtcccttCCACggtaagagaagatcaggttcgtgaccacctgaggaacctgaacatacattaagtctatgggacctgacgagatgcatcccagggtcctgagggaattggccGATGTAGTTGCCAACCCACTCTCCATGATacttgaaaagtcatggcagtcaggtgaagtccccactgactggaaaaaagggaaacattgcaccaatttttaaaaagggtagaaaggaggaccctgggaactaccaaccCATCAGCCTCCCCTCTGTGCCTcggaagatcatggaacagatcctcctagaagctcTGCtgaggcacatggaggacagggaggtgattcgagACAATAGCTccatgtccagatggagatcagtgacaagtggtgtccctcgGGGGGaagtactgggaccagtactgtttaatatcttcttcaaagacatagacagtgggatcaaatgcaccctcagcaagtttgggGATGACACCAAGCCGGCGGGGGgctgacatgcctgagggagggaatgccatccagagggacctggacaagctcgagaAGGGGGCCcctgtgaacctcatgaagttcaacaaggccaagcacAAGGTCCTGCCCCcgggttggggcaacccccagtatcagcccaggctgggggctgaagggatggagagcagccctgcccagcaGGAACTGGGTGTACTGGGGGActaaaagctggacatgagccggccATGTGAGCTCACAGCCTGGAAAGCCAACTGTCTCCTGGGCTACATCACCAGTCGAGGGAGGGggttctgcccctctgctctgctctgcccagaccccccccccagagcactgcgtccagctctggggtcctcagcacgggaAGGATGCGGACCTGCTGGAGCGGGTCTGGAAACTCCTTCTCCCGGCACCGGGGAGCagcccctcctcctcctcagctgttTTGCCCTCTGTCCGTACAATGGGTTTTACCCATTCTAAATAtgtttttgcagagctgctACGGACTTCACCAAAAGGCTCAGCTTTAGCTTTCCTCCCCCCACAGCTCCCCAGCACCAAAACCTCCTTACCCACACTGGGCTGGGTGCTCACCGCCAGCCGTGGGCAGGGTGGAGGAGAGGGTCCCCTCCAGGCGCAGGGGGTCCCCGCTGCCCGGCCACCGCGCTGCCAGGACGTCCTCGCCGGCCTCTTGCTGCAGGACCTCGCGCTCCCCGTCTGCGCCCTCCTGCCTGCGCCGAGGCAGCCGTCTCCTGCCTGCGGGGAGGGACAGAGGCGCTTGGTCCCTGGGACTGGTGGCAGCAGTGGGGACAGCGACTGCTTAGGGGTACACGAAGGCgggagagcccccccccccccaatccctgGGGTAGCCCAGCTCACCTGgagctccctcctcttcctcagaggCCCGCAAGACCTCAAAGCTGATCTCAAGCTCTTCCTccaccttctcctcttcctcaacGGTCCTCAGAAGCTCCCGTTCCTCCACTCTCTTTCTGGGAGCCCTACGGGTCATCcgctccctcttctcctccgCAGCCCCGGCTCGGCGGGTGCCCGGCCGCCCTCTCCGGGGCTGGGCACTGCTGCTCTGGCCGCCGAACCCCAGCGAGCTTGCCTGGGACCCCATGGATTTGGCAGGCGGAGCTTTTCGGGCACAGGATGTCTTGCGGGTAGCTGTGGGGGTCTGCCCCGCTTCAGGATCCTCCATGTCGCTGTCATCACTGAATATCACCTAAAGCGGAGGGACAGGGGGGTGTCGGGGCTGGTGCCGGGCGTACCGGGCTGCCCCTCACCTCCCTCCTCGCTCACCTTTAGGCGAGACTTGACTTTCCCCAAGACTTTGGGCGCTCGCGGGTGCTGGGACTTGCCGGCCGGCGGGGAGGATTCGCTGAAGATGGTGAAGGGAGTCCTGGGGCCAAGGGCTGCGCGTGCCTTGGCGAGGGGACAGGCTTTCTGGTGCGGGGTGCAGGGCGCTGTCACCGGCTGGATGACGATGGGGGGCACCTCACTGTCCGAGTCACCCAGAGCAAAGGCGTCATCGGTGTTCGGCACAACCAGGGGCTTCGCTCTCTGGCTCTTCTTCGCTCTGGGCTTGGGCACGGCAGGGGCCAACGCTGTCGTCTTTTTGCGCCTTTGAGGTTCAGCCTTGCCCATCTTGAGGGTCTGGGGCACGGCCGCCACTTTGGGCTCCATCGGAGTCAGCGTGGGCAGCTGGCGGTTCTGAGAGCTGGCAAAAACACCATCCACGGAGCTGCCGTGCTTGGAAGCCAGGCGGCAAACGGTGGCCGTGGCTTTGGCAAGCAGCAGGCTGGCCCCGGAGACCTCCAGGCTGGGCAGGTGGGGGCTGCAGGACGCTAAGGTGGTCAACCCCGtctgcagctcctcctgcagctcctccgCCAGCCAGGGGCTGGCCAGGCTCTGAAGGGCCAACACGGCACAGTCAGTGGCCACCAGGTCATCCAGCAGGTCCAACGCAGGCAGGTCCCGGCCGACGGAGCCGCCCCACAGCTTGTCTCGCAGCACGGCGGCGAAGCGCGTGGCCACGGCGGCGCAGCGCGGCAGCACGGCGTGGATCAGACCCAGCCCTTCGGCCACGCTGGCCGCTGCCAGCTCGCCCTGGGCACAGGAGAGGAGCCAGCGCAGGCAGAGAGCCGAGAGCGCCAGGTCAGAGCAGAAGCTGCATGGGCAGGCTGGCCGGCGGGTGAGGAAGGCcagtctcttcctcctcttgggCTTCAGCTCCGGTGAGGCGGTGAGAGCATCTGCCTTCTCCAGCCCACACACCGTGGCCACAAACTCCAGTGCGGGGCACTTCAGGaaaccttcctcttccctgGGGGGCTCAGAGATGGGGTCCCGTGGCTTCTTGCCCTCAAGTTTGCCTTTCCTAGGCAGGATTTTCGCTTGGTCTTTCTGCCTCTGGCTGGCTTTGAGCTCTGTGAGCGGAGGGGAGGGTTATTTTGGTGTCTTCCCTGCACAgtcctctccccagctcccaccacAGACAGCCCAAGGAGGGGTGCAGAAGGCCAGACCCAACGCTCCGCTTTCCTCAGCTACACCTTTATCAGCTGGAGGAGTCACTTGATGAGCCAAAA
Encoded here:
- the ESPL1 gene encoding separin, which codes for MDGWEGISELLAKLWKWLLHSPGGASDASQASRLQKIQVCDRVLRICVEQMAKPGGCPAHTASLVAVAEAACRGYLTAVPQPAPLYLEKILYHLLRNTAGRGSGDACWRVADLLRARLLTYRPGQAPSKDFTAIVHSSFSVLWRGADALAEPDRPREEGRAVLSIRLRALRFLLLLEEDGAALLPLQPPFFTSQTAQQAAAAAALYEAQQAPSSAFLGRQLGDCLLEALRKEATEPPTLQQSFCFFELTLEQCWHLCKSGQYRAAKKAVKDARGFLGATGGSVNSFGDPLSLLEAGVQLSQVLAESACPAGPPFSQAAAALGSAAEASEQFLRVLAESCQLIVSSLGEYAKRSKQWPFGREDVLGFCAFTEGHCRVLHRLLERIPPDGVKQELMVKQLLYRSLQLFASVAYDTFQCSQPLQAADWPGLERLTAGCRRSVAWMLEALEGLPESERAQYLDVTVSCTFKLAYIFYNQNLHEEASSVCELLCKRLQTADAYACPEIPPERLHKCFRLQVESYRKLGRLERALACVVQWLAALQGQIGELLAEPISLWVRVKTDAAKQGAEELRLRTLKEGLEGHSLDAETLVTVLFAELKAYKTVRADTGQERYNVLCDLLEICSEESGRLHERAIGLTELAQVLCYHSYAQQTDCSSLDSIQEALRLLELVPRSAQNRDRLLDDQAQALLWLYICTLESKLEQSIERDQRSKAQGLTNLGDFEPNDLNYEGRLLENRFLYDGISFNLVTETALSKSLDDAFALWKQLLATPGVPAVRSPEQTVASLHLLAALYKLMAKPLQAMETYLLVRALCSALGDSLGTASALCQLTKLLFQLECPSYAQLFLEEMESCLQKADSSNDSYLLLQQTCFLLHSQLCCVNHRIEEGLTLLLEVLQNPALQKSTKVWYLLRAHVLQLVAIYLSLPAARLSLKLRQQIFVQGWKSPKTALVEAQKLFRSIILLLMGGNVLGCQKTAADVQFVDYGDNLLLKWQVLADTLACSEHLVALLGRLEVVCKAKAFCLEAVKLAVKLQATRWCTSFLVLKAQLELQQSELELSHFDLQQALFFLNSHAELKASQRQKDQAKILPRKGKLEGKKPRDPISEPPREEEGFLKCPALEFVATVCGLEKADALTASPELKPKRRKRLAFLTRRPACPCSFCSDLALSALCLRWLLSCAQGELAAASVAEGLGLIHAVLPRCAAVATRFAAVLRDKLWGGSVGRDLPALDLLDDLVATDCAVLALQSLASPWLAEELQEELQTGLTTLASCSPHLPSLEVSGASLLLAKATATVCRLASKHGSSVDGVFASSQNRQLPTLTPMEPKVAAVPQTLKMGKAEPQRRKKTTALAPAVPKPRAKKSQRAKPLVVPNTDDAFALGDSDSEVPPIVIQPVTAPCTPHQKACPLAKARAALGPRTPFTIFSESSPPAGKSQHPRAPKVLGKVKSRLKVIFSDDSDMEDPEAGQTPTATRKTSCARKAPPAKSMGSQASSLGFGGQSSSAQPRRGRPGTRRAGAAEEKRERMTRRAPRKRVEERELLRTVEEEEKVEEELEISFEVLRASEEEEGAPGRRRLPRRRQEGADGEREVLQQEAGEDVLAARWPGSGDPLRLEGTLSSTLPTAGDVSSLDTVLELLKDAFNCISHCPPGALYSQLCQLLALAMGNQDPLLTAYLLSESVCVTTRHQLLSIIHRKIHKEKKSAGDVAEQLRGLSLQEGSAAQRSHHLAELEKLFMFSSTGLGSEERDSFQTQLQQIPSGVTVCVLTLVSIQPASVGDTLLLARLEKGTAPVNIRIPTALAKALLRSVLSDFDAIQKEQKEAISCMDKREWWLRCSELDRRMKSLIETLETQVLGCWRGGLIPTVPQPSLAEEAAHLHPQLCRCSWRDSDPILLKVVLNAAPLLGPHDVQALAFGLCPARPRKAQLLLQEAVEKRRACATQTDGSLVLVLDKHLQKLPWESMACLKAVPVTRLPSLRFLVSYSLAQEQSGSVLSRGVNPSSTFYVLNPHSNLLGTEERFRGWFESEPGWRGVTGAVPRPEQMQAALLEHDLYIYAGHGAGARLLDGQTIARLDCRAVALLFGCSSAALAVRGSLEGSGIVLKYIMAGCPFVLGNLWDVTDREIDRYAQALLQGWLRGGSGAPLLSYVTQARQAPKLKYLVGAAPVAYGLPVCLQ